Below is a genomic region from Billgrantia tianxiuensis.
TCGTAAAGTCTTTGGTCCAATTGTAGGTGCTTATGATATGCGATTAGGTGATGCACACCCGACAAGTTCAAAAATCGGAGAAGCCTTAGAGCTTGCCGGAATTGACACTGAAAATTCATATCTAAGGCAAGGGCAACAATTGATTTCCAATGTTGGGCAGTCAATTTGGTGGATTGGTAAGATGATGTTTGAAGATCCTAAAAAATGATGAGGATCGTAAGGTGGCATAACAAGGCGCTGCTGTCGGACAAATTTTCCGCTGCGCTCCAAATCTGCCGCAGAGCGCGGCGTTAAGTTTACAAAGAAGTAATGGTATATGTTTAAGACGAAGCCTACATGGGAACAGTTTGAAGACCTCGTTCGAAGAATTCTTGAAGCGAACAATTTTCGCATCCAGTCACATTTGCCTCGAGGTGACTCCGGCTTCGACTTTCTTGGTATTTTGGGAAATGAACAATGGGCAATTGAAGTCAAATATTACAGGACAGCAAGAGCTCGCCCTTCGCTAATAGAGTCTGCCGCAGCCCGTGTAGTTAACAACGGCTTGCGTGGTGGTGCTAAGAAAGGAATGTTAGTCATATCAAGTGTTTTACCAACAGAAATGCGGCTTGTTCTGGAAGATAAATTCAGTATTTCTTTCGCAGATAGAACTGACCTGAGAAATTATGCTTCAGTTTCTCCGGCTCTTGCGGAAGAGCTAGATTCTTTACTTGAAGCAGATCCAGACTTGGTTCGTGATTTGTCCGACCGAAAGGAGGCACCCTGGAATAGAAGCCGCTCTATAAATGAACGGCAGGCGCCCCCGTCTGATACCAAAGGCACAGAGCTGTGCACTAGATTGAAAGATACAAAACGTGGGAAGCAAGCATGGTCTCAGTATGAAGAGCTTTGTATAGATGTCCTTAAGTACTTATTTCCGAACGACTTGCAAGGCTGGCATGCCCAGAAAAGAACAGATGATGGGGTAAGTAGGTACGACTTTGTTTGTCGAGTCCGTCCGATGACCGAGTTCTGGAGCTTCTTAGTGGAGCACCTTAATAGCAGGTACGTAATATTTGAATTTAAAAATTATGTAGGGAAAATAAAGCAAGGTCAGGTGCTAACAACCGAAAAATACCTTCTTGAACGAGGCTTGAGAAAAGTTGCAATTGTCCTCACTCGGGCTGGAGCTGATAAGAACGCCTTCAAAATGATGCAGGGCGCAATGCGTGAGTACGGGAAACTTATTTTAGTTGTTGACGATAAAAGCCTGTGCAGGATGCTCCATATGAAAGAGCAAGGAGAGGACCCAACTGATTATTTATTTGAGCTGGCTGACGATTTCTTGTTATCGTTGCCAAGGTGAAATTTAACAATTAGGTGAAGCCGACCGAAACTACGCTGCGCTGCGTCTCGGCGGCTTACTATGGCGTTAGAGGAAAGCATGAATTCGAAGATTTGGTTGAAAAACATAGATCGAATTTCCTTATGCTCAGCGAGCGTTGACTACAAAGCTAAGAAAGCATTCAAGGCTGTATTAAATTGGATTGTGAAAAACAATTATAGGGGTGGGTGTCATGATACGTCGGCGGCACTCCACATACTTCTTGAAGAGCAAGGAGTCAAGTCTAGCCTTTGTATTGGGGAAGTTAAAATTGATGAACAAAGCTTCTTTGATCACTCATGGGTGACAGTAGATGACTTGGTTCTTGATGCATCGGTATGCATGCCAAATATTGGAGGCTACGCTTTCCCACCAGTGTTTGCATCGAAAGATCTCCTTACTCTGGATGTTCCCCAAATTTACTACGGTGAACGATCTCCAGTGGGGTTCGATAGCGAGGCAAAATTTGTGAGCACCGCAAGCTTGTCTGAATATTCTACAGGCCATCTAGATGATCCAAACAAGCTGTGGAGCCTAACTAAAACACTAGCTAAGGAAGCAGGTGTCAAAGTTAATGCTGGGAAGTTGAAGGATCAGTACGGTGCAGTCATGCAGACATGTAGTCTGCGCCTAAATCCTCTAACAAATAATTGCAACGGATCAATTTACGCTGCGCTTCAATTGCCCGCTGAATTGGGCGTTAGCTGAAATACTCTATGGGGCACAGAATGAACTGGTACTGGATAATTGGCATTGCAATAGCGCTAGCCCTGATCTATCGCCTTATTTCCGAAAAGCCGAAATCAGTAGCCTACGAAATTGGGCGAAGAATCAATGTGAAGCCACATTTCATTGAGAACATGATCACTGCAATGGGTTCTAAGCGAGGTCTGATGTTTGTAGATCAGATGTCTCGCGGTGGCGATGAGTTTATTGAGAAAGGTGTGTATACTTTTATCGTCTTCGAGATTTCAAAGAACGACCATGCGGAGAATATCAAGTGGTGGAAGTCTCGACTCAAAGAGTCCGGCTTCGACCCACAAATGAATGCGGAGAGAGCAGAGGTTGCTTTTACGTATCTCAAAGATGCCGGAGCTGATCATTCTCAGATCCCCAATTTTATCAATGTGTACAACTCAATCAGCTAACAAAGCGGTGTTGTCGCGGCACAAAATCGAGATGCGGGGATGCCTTCGCTGGCGCTCCGGCGCCCCAAACCGCGGCGTTAGACTAAAAATCATATGAACTATTATCTTCTAGCTCTATTTTTGGCACCGCCGTTTCTGAGAATATCCAGAAAGACACGGGTTGAAAAGATGCGTAAAGTTCTAACAGAGGGTCACAGACCAAGTTGCATCACAGTTGGCGGTGAGCCAATTCCCATCTCTGGACTTCCTCCAGAGTGGGAGTCGGCGCAGAAAAGGGCATATACTCCAGCTCACTCAGTTATGTATTTGTTCAACGTCACGCGCTATGGCGGTCAAGGCAAAGGCGAACGCGTATGTACGCTGGGCGAGCTTGAGAAGTGGCTAGCCGATGAGAAGGATGTGCGCAAGTATTACCTCGGAGCTGTCGCTCTGGGCTTTATTGCTATTACTTTCATTGCCTTGCGTTTCGTTACAACAGGCTAACAATCGCATACATTCGGACAGAAGAAAGAGCCGTTCCTCGTTCCTCGTCGCCCTGCTTCCTTCTGCCGATGATGTCAGACGCTATGTGCCAGCTTTATCTGAAAGAACATAGGAAGATTGAAGCGTGATACCAGAATTAAATCAATCAGGAGTGCTGCCGCCTTTTATACCCGAGCAAGGGCCAACCGACCCTGCTGGTATGGCTCCCTATAAGACTACGATAACAGAGTTCATTCATCGTTATGCACACACTTTTGAGAGGAGAGCTATACTTAGAGGGCTGCTGGATTATCGTAGAAAGCTTAAGAGTATTGGAGTTCGTAACGGCTTCCAGTGGCTCGATGGTAGCTTTGTCGAGGATGTGGAGTTAAACCGTGGCCGACCTCCATCAGATGTGGATATAGTCACATTCGCTTTGAGGCCTACGAATGATTTAGAGTTATGGAAGAAATTGGTCTATGAAAACACAGATCTTTTTTTGCCCAATGAAGCGAAGCAGAAATACTGTTGCGATGCGTATTTCGTTGACCTAAACACGCATCCTATACATGTAGTGAGCAATACTCGGTACTGGTTTGGATTGTTTTCACACCAGCGCGAATCTTACCTTTGGAAAGGAATGGTGGAAATACCGATTGATTGCAGTGACGATGAGGCGCTAGAGATTTTGGATAGGGAGGCAGGTAATGCCTAAGAAGCTCAATGTTGACAGCCTATCTTCTGAAATTAACACTCTTAATGAGCTGCTTTCTAGTGCGCGTCAATCTGGCGATTTCGTAGGTGAGATGCAGCTCGAGCATCGAATTTCTGAATTATCGAGTAAATTAGAATTATTGAAAGAGGGCTCAGTCTCTGATAACAGCGCGAGCGTTGCTCTATTTTTTGGTGGGCAGCCTGTGCTTGGTTCAAAAGGAATTGCTGCAGAATTTGCTGGAACAGCATTAGAGCAGTTTCAGGATCTTATCGCTAAAGTTTTCGCCAACAATGAAGTCGGCGATTTAGGTGAAAGAGGGAAAGTGCCACTCAAGGCAAGCTCAGAGCTAATGGTTACTGGCTTGGCAAGGGGTTCTTTTGGTTTTGTTCTTGATGAAATGAGCGAACAAATTCAAATGGAATCTTCACAGTTATCGCATGTTATAGACAAGGCTGCACTTCTTCTTCGGGATTCTGCTGCCCAGGACGATGCGGTTTTTGAGTCTATTTTAGAGGAATTGGAGCCGAGAACGCTAATCGCTCTCAG
It encodes:
- a CDS encoding restriction endonuclease, translating into MFKTKPTWEQFEDLVRRILEANNFRIQSHLPRGDSGFDFLGILGNEQWAIEVKYYRTARARPSLIESAAARVVNNGLRGGAKKGMLVISSVLPTEMRLVLEDKFSISFADRTDLRNYASVSPALAEELDSLLEADPDLVRDLSDRKEAPWNRSRSINERQAPPSDTKGTELCTRLKDTKRGKQAWSQYEELCIDVLKYLFPNDLQGWHAQKRTDDGVSRYDFVCRVRPMTEFWSFLVEHLNSRYVIFEFKNYVGKIKQGQVLTTEKYLLERGLRKVAIVLTRAGADKNAFKMMQGAMREYGKLILVVDDKSLCRMLHMKEQGEDPTDYLFELADDFLLSLPR
- a CDS encoding DUF6932 family protein: MIPELNQSGVLPPFIPEQGPTDPAGMAPYKTTITEFIHRYAHTFERRAILRGLLDYRRKLKSIGVRNGFQWLDGSFVEDVELNRGRPPSDVDIVTFALRPTNDLELWKKLVYENTDLFLPNEAKQKYCCDAYFVDLNTHPIHVVSNTRYWFGLFSHQRESYLWKGMVEIPIDCSDDEALEILDREAGNA
- a CDS encoding lasso peptide biosynthesis protein, with amino-acid sequence MNSKIWLKNIDRISLCSASVDYKAKKAFKAVLNWIVKNNYRGGCHDTSAALHILLEEQGVKSSLCIGEVKIDEQSFFDHSWVTVDDLVLDASVCMPNIGGYAFPPVFASKDLLTLDVPQIYYGERSPVGFDSEAKFVSTASLSEYSTGHLDDPNKLWSLTKTLAKEAGVKVNAGKLKDQYGAVMQTCSLRLNPLTNNCNGSIYAALQLPAELGVS
- a CDS encoding DUF1198 family protein — encoded protein: MNWYWIIGIAIALALIYRLISEKPKSVAYEIGRRINVKPHFIENMITAMGSKRGLMFVDQMSRGGDEFIEKGVYTFIVFEISKNDHAENIKWWKSRLKESGFDPQMNAERAEVAFTYLKDAGADHSQIPNFINVYNSIS